AATGTTGTTGTTTGAACACTGACCATTCTTAACTTGTATTAATAATAGTCTTATTCTTATTTGTCTGTCAGAATAGACTTAAAAAACTCGCGCGGCTCATGTACTTTGAACTTGTACGTGTTTACCTCGCTACGTTTGTAAATGACATCTCTTTAATGAACTTCTCGGCAGTACCTCACGGTTGCCTTTTATATGTTGCAATGTTTCGCTTTCTAATTCCTTAAGTCTTAATGTTCTTAAAGTTTTTTCAGGCTAACCATTGTTTCAGTCTTGTTGTTATTGCCTTGTCAACATCCGTTGTAAAGCTTCCCGTTTTTGTTGGGACTGCAAAGGTAGAAATCTTTTTCGTTTTGTCAAGCTTTTTCTTTTTTATTTTTAGAAAGTTTTAATTCCTTTCTGAAGCTTAACAACACTTCTACTTTACATCCTTTCAATCCTCAGCACTCATCTTTTTCTCTGTTTCCCTTCCTCCGAAGCGGGATGCAAAAGTAGGAAAATAAACCCATCCTCCAAACAATATCACACTAATAATTGTATACATTCCCTAACTGCATGATTTCCAACACGAAATACTTCAAACTAAATTCCTTCGCAGCCAGAACAGGCCGGGATTACGGATTCAAAAACCTCAGAAACCTTTACAACCGATAACTACTGGCGCTTTAAACAATAAAAAACACTGCAAGCCCTGCTCGAACAGGGAAATCCCACCTTCAAAACAACACTATTATACCATATAGTATAGTTAAAAACCCAAAACATGGCCTTGACCTTAAGAACATATGTTGAAACCGTGTTGAATAGTGCCTTGGAATGACCTTGGAACGAGATTGGAATGACGTTGGAATGACCTTGCAATGACCACAGTCATTCTAACCTCATTCCAAGGTCGTCTCAATGTCGTTCTAATACACTACAGTGGCACTTCTCTACTATAATTGTACTGGATTCGCTTGACCCGTACCGTTATTTTACTGCTTTTACTTTACTTCAGCTCAAAAGCAGTCTGATTACGAGGAATTTAGAGAAGAATAGAGATAAAAATGACTGATTTGCGTCGTGAAGATGATAGATCCGGGATACTTTGGCTTCTCCCCTATATAATATACATCTGGCTTATCAAAGATAATTTCATATCAAAAGTATCAAGTCTAATATATAGTAAACTAAAAAAGGCAGAGAAATCTCTGCCTTCAGGTTAATGATACACTTATTATAAGTCATGTATATCTTAAATAATAAGTAGACCAGTCAGATCACATCATACCATATAAGAATGATAAAATTCCTGCCAATGAAAAAAGGAGTCCCAAATACCATAAACTCTTCCTTTTAGTCAGAATTGAAATTGCAGAAACAGCAATGGCTATTTGAAATAAAGTAACTGCTTTAGCTAACGACACGTGTTTATCCAAATGAGCCTCAGATAATTTTTCATGTGTTACAGCGCTCTTCTTTATTTCCTGCTGTTCTTTTTTATACTGCTCTATCTTGGCAGCATCACCCGCGCCATTGATCTGCAGACTCCTGATTTCTGCTTTAATACCCTTCGACTGGTAATAAGCCCACTGATCAGAAGCCTTTATTTGCTCAATTAATGCTTCATTCGAATGATGTCCAGCCATTAATCCTGCGATAGCAGCAAAAACAGCAACCAAAGCAGTAGATATCGCTAAATACATTATCCACTTATTTTCAGCTCCCTTTAACGCCTCCTCTGATTTCTCCTGGATAGTTTCATGAAGGTGTTCTGTAGGTATTTCAATTTCTTCCATAATTTGCCTTTAAATACGTTGACCAATAGATGATTTAAAATCTCAGTGTTATTCCTGTCTCCAAATTGAAAAAACTGGTTTTATTAGATGATCCCGAACTTATATTCCCTAACAAATATCTGTTGTTTCAACAAATTTAAATACCTACATTTAAAGTACAGCATACATACCAGGGAATAATTAAAATTATTTAACCCAATAGAAGCCGCCTTTCCATCCCATTTTTAGCCATTAATTAATCAGATAACCGCATCCAGAGAATTTATTTGTTAAAATATGTTAACAGCTTGACTTATAAAAAGGCTTTATATAGCTTAGCGGTCGATTATTTTTAATTGACGTTATCGTATTATTAACTTATCTTTGCACAATGTTTAAAATTAAACACGTTTTTATACTAAGTTTTACTGTTATTGCCCTGAGTATTGCAGGTTGCAAAAGCCGTTTTGAAAAAATCAGGCTCAGCAATGATGTAGCCAAAAAATACCAGGAGGCAATAAAACTATATAACAAGAAGGATTATTCAAAAGCCCTTATCTTATTTGAAGATCTTTCTCAGAAATATAGAGGAAGAACTGAAGCTGAAGACCTGAATTATTACTACGCTTATACGTTATACAGACTAAAAGATTACACGACCGCCCGTTATCAGTTCAAATACTTTGCAGATACCTATCCAACAAGTAAAAATGCTGAAGAATGCCGGTACATGGGTGCTTATTGTTACTATCTGGATTCTCCTGAATATACATTAGAGCAGGAAAATACTTACAAAGCAATCGATGCATTACAGTTGTTTATCAACTTATACCCTAAAAGTGAGCGCGTTGCACAGGCAAGTCAATACATTACTGACCTTCGTGCTAAACTGGAATTAAAAGCTTATACCAATGCAAGATTATACTATGATTTGGGTGGATATGATTTATCTTACTACAAATCATCTGTAATCGCTTTAAAAAATGCAGAAACAGACTTTCCGGATATTAAGTATATAGAGGAGATGGACTTGCTGATTGTTAAATCACAATATTCATATGCTAAAAATAGCTATGCATTCCGTCAGGAAGACAGATATAACGAAGCAATTGGTTATGCAAATGAATTTATTGAAGCTCATCCTGAAAGCAAATACCTTGCTGAAGTGAAAACGCTGAAAACCAATAGTGAAGATGGAATAGCAAATGCGAAACAATTAATGGCGCAGGATGCTAAACTAACCGCGAAATATAAAGCATTAATGGAAAAAGATGCAAAAAAAGATACTACTACGATTAAAACCCCCAACCCATAATGAATACGAATAAACCCGCAATACCAAACACTACGGTAACAAGAAATGTAAACGATTTAGATCAAAAGACCCACAACATTTATGAGTCTTTAGTGATTATTTCTAAAAGGGCTAATCAGATTTCAAATAACATGAAAGAGGAGTTACATGGCAAATTAGCTGAGTTTGCTTCTTCTAATGATAACCTGGAAGAGATCTTCGAAAACAGAGAACAAATTGAAATCAGCAAGCACTATGAGCGCATGCCGAAGCCAAGCCTTATTGCGATTGATGAATTTCTGAATGATAAAATTTACCACAGAAATCCAGCTAAAGATTCACAATAAAATCTGCATAGGTATTATATAGCATAACCATTTGCATTAATAAACCATGCTCAAAAATAAAAACATTATCCTTGGCGTTTGCGGCAGTATCGCAGCATATAAGTCCGCAGTATTAGTCAGGCTCCTGATTAAGGCTGGTGCAAACGTCAAGGTAATTCTCACAGCCGATGCGGCAAACTTCATTACACCGCTCACACTTGCTACCTTATCTAAAAATCCTGTTTATACTAAATACTTCGAAGAAGAAACCGGAGTATGGAGTAACCATGTTGAATTAGGCCTGTGGGCAGATTACATGATCATCGCCCCTGCCAGTGCAAATACAATTGGCAAAATGGCGAACGGACTTTGTGATAACCTGCTGAGCGCTGTTTATCTTTCCGCTAAATGTCCTGTCTTTTACGCCCCGGCAATGGATCTTGACATGTGGAAACATCAAAGCACAAAAGACAATATTCAGAAACTGCAAGGTTTTGGCAATACCATGATCTCCCCGACAAGCGGAGAACTCGCCAGTGGTTTACATGGCGAAGGAAGAATGGCGGAGCCGGAAGAGATTGTAGCTTACCTTTCAGCGACCATCAAAAAAGGCCTTCCTCTTATTGGCGTAAAAGTGATGGTCACAGCTGGCCCTACTTACGAACCGATAGATCCGGTACGCTTTATAGGGAACCATTCTTCAGGAAAAATGGGTTTTGCCCTTGCTGATGAAATGGCCCGCTTAGGAGCAGACGTAACTTTAATCAGCGGACCTACCGCAGAACAAAGTACACAGCAGGTAAACAGAATAGATGTAACTACAGCCAGCGAAATGTTAGAAGCCTGTAAGCGCAATTTCACGGATAGTTCCATTACTATTATGAGCGCAGCAGTCGCAGACTACACCCCTGTTCATGTAGCTTCACAGAAAATTAAAAAAGCAACAGAGGAGTTCAGCATAGACCTGAAAAAGACAACAGACATTCTTTTCACTTTAGGCCAGACTAAAACCAAAGAACAAATACTCGTAGGTTTTGCACTGGAGACTAACAATGAAGAAGAACATGCAAAAGCTAAACTGATCAAAAAGAACCTCGATTTAATTATTCTGAATTCTTTAAATGATGCTGGTGCTGGCTTTCAAAAAGATACAAACAAAATTACTATCTTTAATCAGTACTTAGAGAAAACGGTATATGCAGTGAAATCAAAAACTGAAGTTGCCAAAGATATCTGTACTGAAATACTAAAGCTGCGCCCTGCATGAAAAAATTCACTACGCTCGTTTTCGCTTCACTCTTCATTTGCTTAACTGGTTTTACTCAGGAACTGAATACCAGGGTAACCGTAACGGCACCAACTGTGCCCAACATGGATAAGAAGAATATTGAGCTGATCCAGAATACGGTACGTGAATATCTGAATAATAATAAGTGGACGAATGAAACTTATCAGCCACAGGAAAGGATAGAAAGTAATCTCGTGATTACAATCAGCTCGTGGGATGGAGCTTCTGGTTATAAAGCAGACGCACAAATACAGACCAGCCGCCCCATATTTGGTACTTCATACAATAGTACGTTGCTTAATCTGAGCGATAAAGATTTCGATTTCAACTACAATGAGGGAGAACCAGTCAATTTCTCAGACCAGAATTTCCTGAGTAACCTTGGATCATTGTTATCTTATTATGCCTATACCATCATCGGATTAGATAAAGACAGCTTTAGTAAACTGGGCGGAACCCCATATTACCTGAAAGCCCAGAACATTCTTAATGTGGCGCAGGTATCAGGTAACACCGGCTGGAAAGCCTATGACGGTTTACGTAACCGGTATTGGTTAAATCAGAACCTACTGGATAAGAGTTTTGAAGATCTCAGGATTTTCATCTATAACTATCATGCGAACACACTGGATCGCATACAAGACAATCCAACTAAAGGCTGTCAGATGTTATTAGGTTTCTTAGCAGACTTAAAACAGATGGACAAACAGAAACTAGGCTCAATTTTCCCTAATGTTTACCTGGCTACTAAAGCTGAAGAAATGGTAAATATCCTGGTTACAGGAAATACTCAGGATAAAATTCAGGCTTATAACTTGCTAAGTGAGATTGATCCCGCTAATATTAACAAGTACGAGATTCTGAAAAAAGGTCTTTAACTGCCTTCCACCCTCTTATTACTTCTCTATATCTTATTTTTATAAAATATATTTTGGATATACGAATATATTCGTACATTAGTACTACGAAACAATTCGTAAATAAAATATGTCCTCACAAAATACGATAAAACCAACAGAAAGCGAACTGGAGATACTTCAGATATTATGGGAGAAAGGAAATTGTACTGTGAGAGAAGTGCATGAGATCCTGACCCAGCATAAAGAAGCCGGTTATACAACCACCCTTAAAATTATGCAGCTCATGCATGAAAAAGGTTTGGTAAAGAGAGATACCAGTTCAAAGACACATATCTATAGCGCATTGGCCAGTCAGCAGAAAACTCAGGAACACCTGGTTTCCAAATTAATTGACAATGCATTTAGCGGATCCGCAGCACGATTAGTGATGCAAGCCCTGGGGAATCATACTTCAAGTAAGGATGAGATAGAAGCGATAAAGAAATATTTAAACGACTTAGATTATAAATAATACTATGGAAGCTTTATTAAACAATCTTATACAGGCAACAGGATGGAGTATCCTGCATTCCTTATGGCAGGCCGCACTCGTATATGCACTGCTCTTACCAAGCCAGATGCGTATATTCCGGCTAAAGGCCAGGCTTAAATATAATTTAGCTTTTGCTGCCAATACGCTTATATTTATTTGTTTTATAGCAACCTTCTTTTCCATATTCAAGTGGCCGGTTACTCAGCAGGATGCCCAGACGACTCAGGTCATTGCAAATGTTAACCCATTATCGAATTCCTTTTTATCAGCAATTCTAATCCCCTATGCGGAGAGAGTGTTTCCTTTCCTGGTTTTATTATATAGCATTGGCCTGCTGATTCAGTCGGTTATTGTCTTCAAAGGATACAATAAAATACAAGAGCTTAAAAGAGCAGCAAGAATCAGTGTTCCTGAAGAATGGTCTGTTCTTTTTGAAGCCTTAACTAAAAAACTGAAGATCAAAAAACACGTTTCCTTTCATTTGTCCAACCATGTGAATGTTCCTCTTGTGATTGGTTTTTTTAAACCTGTTGTACTTTTTCCGGTAGCCTTAGTGGCTCAAATGGAGATGAAACATATAGAGGCCATACTCATTCATGAGCTCTCCCATATCAGAAGGAATGATTATCTGTTCAACCTGATCAGGACGGTGATTGAAACCATTCTATTCTTTAATCCTTTTGTATGGCTGACAGGCAAATTTATAGATATCGAAAGGGAGCATGCTTGTGATGATCTGGTAGTCGACCTGACTAATACGCCATTAACCTATGCACATGCACTATTGCAATTAGAATTACTGGCAGATAAAACTTCGCCCGTATTTGCTTTAGCTGCAACAGGAAAAAACCAACACCTCTATCAGCGAATTAAAAGAATTACAGCTATGAAAACGAACTACATGAATTCAAAACAAAAGCTTTTTGCAATTGCACTGACACTAACGACTATCATTTCATTAGCGTGGATAAATCCCGCGAAGAGTGACCAACAGCTAAAGCGTTCAAAATTATCAAAAGATACTGCGATTTTATCTCCTTCGGTTCAGCTTCCTATTGATACAGGTAAAAAGAAAAATAAAAAAGTATATATCGTTAAAAGTTCTCAAACATCTGACACCATGGTTATACAAGGGCCGGATAGTTTACCCTTACGCCATGTATATATTAACCACAATATGCCTGAGCCTCCTGCGGTTATGATGCCACCTGCACCTCCTGTTCCATTAGGGATTGAAATTGATTCTGCATCAGGACATGAGCTGCCCGTCACTATGATCAATTTCTCTGCGGATGTTAAAGATATGGTTGCAGCAAGTCTTTCGGGTGATGAAAGCAAAATAAAATTACTGTCAGCCCGTATCGGGGAGAAAGGCAAAGCATTAGAGCAAAAATTTAATTCCCCTTCAGAAAAAGCGAAATGGGCAAAGTATAGTGCGGACATGATAGCCAAATACGATAATCCTAAAGAACGTGCTAAATGGGAGAAAATGGCCAGAGAAATGCAGGCTAAATTCAATTCGCCAGAATACAAAGTGAAAATGAAAAGACTTCAGCAACAAGCAACTATACAGGCATTGAACGCACAAAAAATGATCAGCTCTCCTGAATTCAAAGCAAGGATGAAAATGATGTCGGGAGATAATCTGACCAGGGTTGTCCTGTTGAATGAATCAGAAGAACAGCAAAAGCTTAAAAAAACAGCAGAATACCAGGAATTGAAAAAGAAATTTGATGCGGATGTAGAAAAGCTGAAAGCTAAAGAACAGAAAAAAGACGATAATTAAAGGCTATTTAAGTCTCTTATCAAAGTATAAAATATTTAAAACCTTAATACACAAATAGCCACAGCGGCCGAAGAAACATCTTCGGCCGTTTTTTGTTAAAAAAGAATAAACGTCAAATGACATAGTTTTCATAATTTAGCAATCAAATATGCTACAGAAACTTTCTATACGTAACTATGCACTGATCGATAGTGTCGATTTGGAACTTGATAAAGGTTTAAATATCATTACAGGGGAAACTGGTGCTGGAAAATCTATTATGCTGGGTGCGCTGTCTTTGATTTTAGGTCAGCGTGCGGAAACAAAGTATTTTTTTAATCAGGCGAAAAAATGTGTCATAGAGGGACAGTTCAAACTTTCGGGTTCAGGGCTACAACCTTATTTTGAAGAATTCGACCTGGATTATCAACAGGAAAGTATTCTGAGAAGAGAAATTTCTATTGATGGTAAATCCAGAGCTTTCATCAATGACACACCTGTAACGCTGTCAGTGATGAAACAGATCGGAGAAAAACTGATTGACATCCATTCTCAGCATGCAACTTCAGAAGTCAATGATCCGGGCTTTCAATTGTCAGTTGTCGATACTTTATCTGATCATCTGCCGCTGCTCACTCAGTACAGATTGAAATTCAGGGAATATAAAAAGAACCTTCAGCTGCTGATCAATATGCAAACTTCGGCTGATGAAGCCAGAAGCAAGCAGGATTACGAACAATTTCTTTTTAATGAGCTGGAGACTGCAAATTTACAGGCTGGTGAACAAGCAGCGCTGGAAATCGAGATGGAAGCTTTAAACCATGCAGAAAGTATTAAGAGAGGCTTATTAAATGGTCATGTTTTACTGGATGGCGAAGAAACGGCAGTACTTCCTATTTTAAAAGAAGTAATCAACCAGATCCAGGCTATAGAGAAGTTCAATCCTGCTTACAGTGCCATGAATGAACGTCTGCGTTCGGCGATGATAGAAATCAAAGATATTGCAGAAGAAACTATAGTACTGGAAGAAAACATAGTATACAGCCCGGCGAGAATTGATGAAATCAATGTCAGACTGGATACGATTTATACTTTACAGCAAAAACACCGCGTTACTTCAGTTGAAGAACTGCTGGCCATACAGCATGAACTTTCGGACAACCTGAACACGCTTTTAAACAGTGATGAAGAGATAGAACGCTTAATCATTGCGATCAATAAGCTGAAAGTTGAGTTAGAAAAGATAGCAGATACCTTATCAAAGAACCGCAGCAAAGCTATTAATGTTGCCCAGAAACAAGTTGGTGAAATATTAGTCCGCGTGGGCATGCCGAATGCGAAAATTAAAATTGAGCAGACTGTGGTGGAGAATCTAAATAAGGACGGAAAAGATATGATTTCCTTATTATTTTCTGCTAACGCAGGACAAGCCCCTGCCCCGGTAGGTAAAGTAGCTTCCGGTGGTGAGCTTTCCCGTTTAATGCTTGCTATTAAATCAATAATATCAAAACATACTTCACTCCCGACCTTAATCTTCGATGAGATTGATACAGGTATTTCGGGGGAAACAGCACTTCGGGTTGGTGATGTGATCGGTGAGCTGGAACAAAATATGCAAGTAATCTGTATTACCCATCTTCCGCAAATTGCGGCTAAAGGCGAGGCACATTATTTCGTTTATAAGAAAGAAGAATCAGAACGGACAACTACTGGCATCCGCAGGTTAAACCCTGAGGAGCGTATTTTCGCTATTGCTGAAATGCTAAGTGGTAAAAATCCGGGAGAGTCGGCTTTAAAAAATGCACAGGATTTGTTAAGCTTCAAAAACTAAAAGGGAAATATGCTTTAAGTTTGAAGCCTAATTACAGACAAACCGTGCTGATCATTAAATAATAAAAACAAAGAAATGTACAATTTATTAAAAGGTAAAAGAGGTATCATTACAGGTGCCTTAGATGAAAATTCTATTGCTTGGAAAGTTGCTGAGAAAGCACATGAAGAAGGAGCAACGTTTGTATTAACTAACGCTCCTATCGCTA
The DNA window shown above is from Pedobacter cryoconitis and carries:
- the coaBC gene encoding bifunctional phosphopantothenoylcysteine decarboxylase/phosphopantothenate--cysteine ligase CoaBC, with protein sequence MLKNKNIILGVCGSIAAYKSAVLVRLLIKAGANVKVILTADAANFITPLTLATLSKNPVYTKYFEEETGVWSNHVELGLWADYMIIAPASANTIGKMANGLCDNLLSAVYLSAKCPVFYAPAMDLDMWKHQSTKDNIQKLQGFGNTMISPTSGELASGLHGEGRMAEPEEIVAYLSATIKKGLPLIGVKVMVTAGPTYEPIDPVRFIGNHSSGKMGFALADEMARLGADVTLISGPTAEQSTQQVNRIDVTTASEMLEACKRNFTDSSITIMSAAVADYTPVHVASQKIKKATEEFSIDLKKTTDILFTLGQTKTKEQILVGFALETNNEEEHAKAKLIKKNLDLIILNSLNDAGAGFQKDTNKITIFNQYLEKTVYAVKSKTEVAKDICTEILKLRPA
- a CDS encoding M56 family metallopeptidase → MEALLNNLIQATGWSILHSLWQAALVYALLLPSQMRIFRLKARLKYNLAFAANTLIFICFIATFFSIFKWPVTQQDAQTTQVIANVNPLSNSFLSAILIPYAERVFPFLVLLYSIGLLIQSVIVFKGYNKIQELKRAARISVPEEWSVLFEALTKKLKIKKHVSFHLSNHVNVPLVIGFFKPVVLFPVALVAQMEMKHIEAILIHELSHIRRNDYLFNLIRTVIETILFFNPFVWLTGKFIDIEREHACDDLVVDLTNTPLTYAHALLQLELLADKTSPVFALAATGKNQHLYQRIKRITAMKTNYMNSKQKLFAIALTLTTIISLAWINPAKSDQQLKRSKLSKDTAILSPSVQLPIDTGKKKNKKVYIVKSSQTSDTMVIQGPDSLPLRHVYINHNMPEPPAVMMPPAPPVPLGIEIDSASGHELPVTMINFSADVKDMVAASLSGDESKIKLLSARIGEKGKALEQKFNSPSEKAKWAKYSADMIAKYDNPKERAKWEKMAREMQAKFNSPEYKVKMKRLQQQATIQALNAQKMISSPEFKARMKMMSGDNLTRVVLLNESEEQQKLKKTAEYQELKKKFDADVEKLKAKEQKKDDN
- a CDS encoding DUF4835 family protein; translation: MKKFTTLVFASLFICLTGFTQELNTRVTVTAPTVPNMDKKNIELIQNTVREYLNNNKWTNETYQPQERIESNLVITISSWDGASGYKADAQIQTSRPIFGTSYNSTLLNLSDKDFDFNYNEGEPVNFSDQNFLSNLGSLLSYYAYTIIGLDKDSFSKLGGTPYYLKAQNILNVAQVSGNTGWKAYDGLRNRYWLNQNLLDKSFEDLRIFIYNYHANTLDRIQDNPTKGCQMLLGFLADLKQMDKQKLGSIFPNVYLATKAEEMVNILVTGNTQDKIQAYNLLSEIDPANINKYEILKKGL
- a CDS encoding DNA-directed RNA polymerase subunit omega gives rise to the protein MNTNKPAIPNTTVTRNVNDLDQKTHNIYESLVIISKRANQISNNMKEELHGKLAEFASSNDNLEEIFENREQIEISKHYERMPKPSLIAIDEFLNDKIYHRNPAKDSQ
- the recN gene encoding DNA repair protein RecN, with protein sequence MLQKLSIRNYALIDSVDLELDKGLNIITGETGAGKSIMLGALSLILGQRAETKYFFNQAKKCVIEGQFKLSGSGLQPYFEEFDLDYQQESILRREISIDGKSRAFINDTPVTLSVMKQIGEKLIDIHSQHATSEVNDPGFQLSVVDTLSDHLPLLTQYRLKFREYKKNLQLLINMQTSADEARSKQDYEQFLFNELETANLQAGEQAALEIEMEALNHAESIKRGLLNGHVLLDGEETAVLPILKEVINQIQAIEKFNPAYSAMNERLRSAMIEIKDIAEETIVLEENIVYSPARIDEINVRLDTIYTLQQKHRVTSVEELLAIQHELSDNLNTLLNSDEEIERLIIAINKLKVELEKIADTLSKNRSKAINVAQKQVGEILVRVGMPNAKIKIEQTVVENLNKDGKDMISLLFSANAGQAPAPVGKVASGGELSRLMLAIKSIISKHTSLPTLIFDEIDTGISGETALRVGDVIGELEQNMQVICITHLPQIAAKGEAHYFVYKKEESERTTTGIRRLNPEERIFAIAEMLSGKNPGESALKNAQDLLSFKN
- a CDS encoding outer membrane protein assembly factor BamD, whose product is MFKIKHVFILSFTVIALSIAGCKSRFEKIRLSNDVAKKYQEAIKLYNKKDYSKALILFEDLSQKYRGRTEAEDLNYYYAYTLYRLKDYTTARYQFKYFADTYPTSKNAEECRYMGAYCYYLDSPEYTLEQENTYKAIDALQLFINLYPKSERVAQASQYITDLRAKLELKAYTNARLYYDLGGYDLSYYKSSVIALKNAETDFPDIKYIEEMDLLIVKSQYSYAKNSYAFRQEDRYNEAIGYANEFIEAHPESKYLAEVKTLKTNSEDGIANAKQLMAQDAKLTAKYKALMEKDAKKDTTTIKTPNP
- a CDS encoding BlaI/MecI/CopY family transcriptional regulator, which produces MSSQNTIKPTESELEILQILWEKGNCTVREVHEILTQHKEAGYTTTLKIMQLMHEKGLVKRDTSSKTHIYSALASQQKTQEHLVSKLIDNAFSGSAARLVMQALGNHTSSKDEIEAIKKYLNDLDYK
- a CDS encoding DUF4337 domain-containing protein, which codes for MEEIEIPTEHLHETIQEKSEEALKGAENKWIMYLAISTALVAVFAAIAGLMAGHHSNEALIEQIKASDQWAYYQSKGIKAEIRSLQINGAGDAAKIEQYKKEQQEIKKSAVTHEKLSEAHLDKHVSLAKAVTLFQIAIAVSAISILTKRKSLWYLGLLFSLAGILSFLYGMM